In the Longimicrobium sp. genome, CGTCGCCCGCGGCGTGGCCGTAGGTGTCGTTGACGGCCTTGAGGTTGTCCATGTCCATCACCAGCGCCGTCCCGAAGCGCGCGCCCACCGCCTCCAATCCCACGCCCTCGTCGTAGGCCCGGCGGTTCAGCGCGCCGGTGAGCGGATCGTACAGCGACACGCGGCGAAGATGGTCGTGCGCCACCGCCAGCTGCGCGCGGGCATCGTCGGCCTCGCGTCTCGCATCCTCCAACAGCACCACCACCATCCCGAACCCCAGCAGCATCTGGGCGAGCAGGTCGAAGTAGCTGTTGTACTGCAGCACGAAGTTCAGCGGCCGCGCAACGTTGAGGACTCCGTAAAGCTTCACCATCCCCAGCGCGACGCCGTACAGAATCCACAGCCCTGCGATGCTCCCGAACACCACGCCGATGGCCCTGCTGCCCAGCGTGGCGCGCGACCGGGGGAGGCGCAGGAAGAGCAGGGAGCAGGCCCCGAACGCGGCAACCATCACCGGCACCTGCATCAGCATCACGTGGTTCAGATCCACGCCGGGAATCAGCGAGGTGACCAGCGCGAATCCGAGCGCGGATGGGAGCGCCACCCGGCGGAACCGGAGCGGGTCCAGCCCCAGCAGGTAGTTGAGGGTTCCGCCGACCAGGTACGCGATGAACAGCAGCTTGCCCACCTGGTAGATCACCCCGGCCGCGCGCACGATGATCGCCGTGTCGCCCGGCAGCACC is a window encoding:
- a CDS encoding GGDEF domain-containing protein, giving the protein MTPEDIGALISTIGLLTQAGGAVLMLVLFSVLLRANQRRPYFAYWTRGWAALVIALAGVGILYLPPVLPGDTAIIVRAAGVIYQVGKLLFIAYLVGGTLNYLLGLDPLRFRRVALPSALGFALVTSLIPGVDLNHVMLMQVPVMVAAFGACSLLFLRLPRSRATLGSRAIGVVFGSIAGLWILYGVALGMVKLYGVLNVARPLNFVLQYNSYFDLLAQMLLGFGMVVVLLEDARREADDARAQLAVAHDHLRRVSLYDPLTGALNRRAYDEGVGLEAVGARFGTALVMDMDNLKAVNDTYGHAAGDDLLRRTVETLRKSVRPLDRVYRLGGDEFLVLFPAARVEDVMPRIRAALREANEALDAGQRERLAIEASMGAADFGGLEDLPAAVSRADHAMYEEKARNRAVSPARVPVA